ggTACTGCAAGGTTCTCTTGGTCAAGCTCAATGTGGCTCAAACTAAGCCGTTTCTACCACCTTGGAAACTAGGTAACTTAAGAGAACAGATTTTGACAAggcgaaaaaaaagaaaaacaaaaacgaTGCCCCTTGTGATCCCTTCCATTTTTATGAAATAAATATTTGGCAGGAGCAGGTTGCTAACTCATGTTAAAATATATACCCCCTCTTATTTTAAATTGTAGTTcatatgattttttttaaatttaaacgATGTAAAGTTTGATCAAGTATATAGAAAAATATAACATCAAATGCGAAATACATATAACATAAAATtacttttcagaaattgatcgcttcACAAGAACAATGTCTTCAGCAAGATCATTGcgagacacaaccaattaagatcAGACCTTGGGTTTCACCCTGAAGTTCATACTCTGAACTCCTCCTCTGCTATCACCCCCACTTGCCGATGCCACTGCTCCAAGTCATGAATCAAAAATCCAATTCCTTATCGCCGGCAGGTCCCGAACCACCATTACTAGTTCCCATATCTCGACTTCCATGCCATTCTCTGCCCCTGACTTCACCGTGGAACTAGAGACATGTCCCACGATGGCAACAGACTGCAGAGCTTCACATCGCTCTCACAGAAATCAAACGACCAGAAAAACACGATTACACGCGACCGAGTCCCATCTGGTCCGGCAATCTCCAGGCATGAGTCGCCTAGTGGAGTTCACTGCCGAAGCCTTCCGGAACTCGACAATCCGGCTAGATCAATGGAGACATGCATCAAGTAGATCTTCATCTTGGCGTGAGAGTGACCCTATGACCGCCTCATTTATTGAAACCGAGCCAGTAGCAACCCACGTCACTCACCGACAACCTGCATGATCCGCCGCTCCCAACCCTTCTAGCAGCCCGCGGGCTAGGGAACTCGCTCCGTACATAAAAGGATTTCTTAGATTTGTATAAATTTAAAATTGAAGGGAGCACAAATTTATACTAAATCAGCAAGAACTCATATAGATTATAGGGAGTAGCTGTGATTGGAAAATGTAATTAGGTTCTTGTATTTGAGGCTATGAACATGAAAAGCAATCAACATTTTGCATGTGTGTGCTCTCAGAGTATTAGAACATCCCATTTTACAATGTCCACTGCCCAATTTAGCACATATTTGATTTAAAGGAATTATACAAGAATTTAGATGATTGTACTACTTAGTAGAATTTCTTTCTTATAACATTTGTCTGGTTTGTAGAATTTAAAATCATATGACTCGGTTATATTTTGCATGATGTTTTGAAGAAAATGTACTAAGTTTAATATCAAGGACTTTTTAACTTATTTTGTATGAATCTTATATCATATagagtactccctccattccaatgTACAGGTCGTATGCGTGTCCTAGATCATCAATTtgacaaataaaatataaaatatacaATGCAATGATTTTATCATTAAAAAATATAATATCTAAAATTTCTGATAATATATGTTTTGTAGTGTATACGTTATTATTGCGTTTTCTTTCCCGGGTTTTTAATGGGATACAGTATGGCAGGCACCGAAATCTTTCATTTTCTATTGAATATGTTCAGATTTCAGAATCCAAAGGGCATTTGTGTGGCGTAGAACACATGAGTGGGTGGTAGTTGTTGATCTAAAATGCAGGAAAGAGGGAGCTGGACATAAACACTCCAGATTACTCTTTAGATTGCAAAAAAACAACTTAATCTTCCAATCTGCGGCAGCCAGGCTGCTCAACTTTTCGTTAGCAGCATTCTTAACTGCTGAACAGTAGCCTCTGGCTGGCTGGCTAATTAGCTTAAGCGGGGCCATCATGTCAGTTCGACTGGCAACTAATCCCACGCCATAAAGAAGGCCAAGTCCATGTCGCTAGGCAGTGCCCATACGAGTAAGCAACGAGCAGGGAGGAAAAAAGGAAGAGTCAGAGAGACCTATCAGCAGCGAAGCCGAGAGCAAAACTTCACAGGGGGCGCGCGGCGCAGGGCACACGCGCTTCTCGTTCTTCCTGGCGAGCGAGGACGAGCCTCGAGAAGTCTCCGAGGGGCCGGTGGGGCCGGGCACGTACGGGCGCCGGAGCAGGCATGATGGGGAGGGACGAGCTGCTGCGGCGGAGCCTCGTGGCGCTGGCGGCGGCCGTGGTGGTCACCGGGGTGGCCACGGCGTCGGTGCGGAAGGCCGTGGCCACGTACGTCTTCGGCATCCTGGCCATCGCCGGCGTGCTCCTCCCGGACTGGgagttcttcgaccgcgacttctcCCAGTGGCTCACCCCCATGCCCGCCTCCCGCcgcacggccgccgccgccgccgcggagcGCGAGCACGACATCTGGAGGTAAGCTTGTTTTCCCCCGTCATCCGATCTGTCCGTTTGGGAGATCCCCGCGGTGCTGCTATTTCTCGAGGCGATTTTGCTTTATTTGTGGGTACTTGAGGGGCAAATATCTTCTTTTGGATACTTTTTTACGGCCGGTCCGAATTTTGAGGTGAAATTCCGGCACGGGGCGGCAGAATTCGGTTGGGGACGCAGTAGAACGATAAAGCTCACGCGCTTTCAGGGCTCCACTTCCGCCATGTAGCTTGCGGTTCTGGTATTCCATTTGGACTGGAGGAAGTTTGAAAGGTTACACCTTTATTTTCGGAGCTGTAGTGGCGTGTCAGCTTGCTAATAATAGTTTCTCGTATGGGCTCGAATTCGAGATGGAATTATTAGCAAAGAAATAGTCTTCTTTGTCCTTCAGGGGTGGATTTGGTGTGTTCTTGATCTGGATGTATATTCGAAATACCCAGAGATCGAATTATTGATGGGTGCAGAGGATACAGTATCCTGTGATCCATGAAAGAGACAGGAAACAGTTGGCCTGAATGCTGATCTGCACAAATATTATCTCCCACATACCAGTAGCAGCATTATCTAAATGAACATCCCAATTGCAACGCCATTTCCGATGGCGATGCCGGGCCTTAGCTCTTAACTAAATTTAATTGCAGAATTATAGGGTTGCTGGTGGGTGGTCCTGCTGCTTTACTGCTATCTAAGGCAAAGGCACTCTGGCTTATGACTTTGTTCTGTGCGGCAGCTGGGGGTGGTTTTCTTGTGTCTTTGCATGCTCTATAGGTCCAGATTTGAGTAATGGACCGAGGAAGTTGGGGTTGTTGATGTTTCCAGTGctggttcagtggatcagatttaTGAATCAGAGTATCACCTTTTAAGACAAATGGACAATGCATGTGCCCCTTTATTGTGTGCAGAATTGGTCATTACTTTGTCATTGTGTGAGTTATTCCACTTTGAACCAGCTATTCGCAGCATGGTGACAGATTGAAACAACATTTATTTTTTGTGTCATTGTATTGTAAATGTGTAAACATGGAAGAAATCATTTTCTTGAAGGTGTCTTCCTTACCAATAGTCTTATCTTAATTTGAACATGCTATAGTTCAATGGATTGCCTGTGGATAGCTTAGTTTAGCTTTCTATTTTGACCCCATGTTTTTGCATCTCATTCAAGCCTACATGTTCTTGCAGTATTTTAGAATTTTTATTACTCATTCAGACCTGTATTTTTTTTCCCGAGAATGACCTGCAGGTTCATATAGAATTTTAGTGTTAGTAACTTAGTATCCAATGTGCAATGGGGGAACATGATGTATGCAGCACATATTTTGATCACGGTTGATTTTGTTTTGTCCCTGGCATAGGACACTGGCCTCATTCTGCTTTTATGTGTTAATCCTATCTGTCAACATCTGAAAAGCAACTAAACAAAATGAATCACTATTGTGCAGTTGTTAACATAAGTTGGTAGATATTTTTAGTTGGCAAGCACTAATTAAAAGGTCAAACCTTCCCTGACCTTTAATGCAATGAAAAGCCATTTTCTGAATGTGGAAGAGTCCAGAAGCTGAAATATTTTTACCTATTGTCTGGTTACTGAGAAGAAGCACATGGGAAATTAGCATTTCCAATAGAGTAGTGAACATCTCCTCGACCCTCTGGTCTAACAGATTATACTTGTGGCAAATTTGTTTCCAAGTTTTAATTTGAGATTATATATACTCTGCTATGAGATTATATACTCTCTGGTGTATCCATATTGCATACCACCTTAGAGTGTCCTGAGGCTCCTCAAAATATGATGATAGCCTGACAAGTTTAGATGTGATTTATTCAGTGGAAACTTGTGATAGTTTTGGAACGGTTGGCTCATCATTGTTCCGCTCTGCAATTGATTTAGAAAAAAAATTACTCTGGAAGTTCACTTATATCAATTGATTGTTGAGGGTTTGATAGTTGTAGGTCATACTCCCACAGATAGCCAACTACCAAAAGCAGCTGAATATTTCTAGCCTTTTTAGCTGATCTAATATGGATAGGAACTAACACCGGGCCACCTACTTGAATTGGACATATCCTGTAGGTTGCCATATTGCTTCTTTTTTTTGCGGGAATTACATCTAGAAACTACTAGGTTTAACAGTTTCATTTGAAATTATGAAAAGTTAAAAAAAATCCTGGTGTGGTATAAtacttgatgaatgtgtaagcttgcaGTGTCAAATGCTGTTCTTCAACTGCACTATTTTTACTATGCCCGTCCCCTTGTTCCTCGTTCGGAAGATTGATACTCAGCTAGAAAGTAGCCCTTTCTCTTCATCCTACTGTACTATAAAGTACTGATATTTCTCTGGTTTACCTTCTCTTTGCTGCAGATTCAAGCCCTACCCACTTAGGATGGCCGTGCTGACGACGATCTACGGGTTTGGGCTATACAAGTGGTGGATGTATGTATCTCACTAGCTTGACAGTCTACCTCCTCCCCTGTCTCTGCTCTCTTGGAACGAAAGATTTTGGGAGAAACACCATCACACCTATTCTTTGCGTTGTGATCAGCCACATATATTGTGGTGAATTTGTACACTGCCAGCACGGAAACGTCCAGTGGGGGAAAGGAACACCAAGTTCGCCATGTCTGTAGCTAATGGGTTTTGTAATGTGCAAATGCCACTTTTAGATCAAAAGGAGTATTACTTTGTTTAGCTCCATCTCTTCTCGATTAATTGGATGTGTATATATGTGGGTTGATCGTCGCAGATTGTTTCGCTGTGGTGGGGAGAAGAGAAAAATGTCACGATATTCAGGTGATTCCTCCTGCTTCGCGTGACTTGCTGGCTGACTGCATTCCTGCTGCGTGAATGTTTGCTCGCTCAAGCCAGAATCTTGCCCGGAATCGTCGGAGTTGCCTGTGTTCACGCATCGCAGCCGGCTGATGCAAGCACGGTGACGGGAAGCAACGGCCTGAGCTGCGGCGTGCGTCGCGTGAGCCATGATCCTACAAGATGGTAACGACGGCGACGCACGTAGAGGGTGGTGGTCAGTGGTCACGCCCACGGCACCGTCCGGCAAGGACCTGTGTGATGTTTTGCGGCGGGGGTGGCCGCGACGAGCACGATTCAGGCGCGTCGCGGCGTGCGCGTGGTGCTGTTTTTTCTTTGGGATTTGCTAGTTCTTAGTTCATGCTTAGTTTTACACCATTCGGTTTGCATCGTGATTTATACTAGTCATGAGTTGCAACTAAACTTCGATGACATCAGCTGACTAAGAAAGAATCacacccttttcattttcttttttgaaaAAACTGCCGAAAGCCTACCTCAGTTTTATAGAAAGTTAAAGTTAATTACTCCATTtagtatggatgtatctagaactaaaatgtgtctagatacatccatattagagtcaattaatatgaaccaagAATAACTCCTAGCTGCGAAACAGTAGGAACCAAGAACTCCAACACAATTCACACCAACTACTCTCTCATCTGATTATCGAACACACCTACTCTTACTGCTAGATGTAAATCAGGAGACACCAGTTTACATTCATCTAAGATTGTGTCGGCAAGGACAAGTGCAGACCGTTGGCATTGGTGTTTTTGAAACACCACGCGTTTCTGTTCTTCCAGTTCTTCCAGAGTGTGCAAACCCAGTGGTGCAGACGAATCCATGACAGATTTGCAAGCAGCCAGACATGGGCTTCCATGACCAAGAGATGATGCACCAGCCTGGCATCCATGACAGATTTGCAAAATTCTGGCGGCCAAGACTCACGCGCGCGTCCTCTGGAGCTCGCATGACTTCCTGGCAGCTGAGTCCTGGCGCGGAGAGGCGACACTGTGGGAGATGGCTCGCACCGTGGGCACGATGGGAGGGCGCGGAGCACCTCCCTGTGAAGACCGCGGAGGGCGATGAGGCGGTGGAGGAGCCTGGAGGTTGATTTCCTCCGGAGGAGGAGGCACGTCGTTGGACGTGGCGGGACCGATGTTGGCGATGGCTATGAGCTCGGCGACGCGTGCGAGCTAACCTTCGCGTCCTGCGTCGGTGGGCTGGTAGCTGAGCAGCTCGTGCGCCGCGAGGAGCACCGCCGACAGGCTGGGCTGGCTCCCCGAGCGCGCGCAGGATGTGGTGGTGGCGGTTTAAGAGAGGAGACCTCCAGCTCCCGTGAGGGACGATAGGAGGAAGCGGTGTCGTTGTCGATGCTCCCGGATGGAGGCGCGCGGTTCCCGACGAGCGCGAAATGGactctggcggcgtcgcggtgcttCCCGCTGACTCCGACCGTCGGCCATGTCGACGGAGAACCTGAAACGAGATTTAGCCATCTACCTGGTGCGCCAGCTGTTGGGGTTTCGTGTATCGACAGGAACACGAATACATCTACAACACCCTTAAGGTTATCGAAAATATGGGCTAAGAGCACCGTCTCAAGGTTCCCTAAGCCATGGTGACGCATGAGAGCGGCAATGGCAACACGATGGAGAGAGACACAGAGTTACCCAGATTCAGGGCACTCATGGAGAGGTAACAATCCTATGTGTTAGCTTCTTTGGTATAGTGGTATTTATAGCTCATGAAGCACCAAGAGGGTTTACAAGGTTACAACTTGAAAATGTTGTGTGTAGATCTAGATCAGATCTAGCCGAAGGAGAAGCAGATCTGGGGGTGGAATCTCCTATATGGTGCAGCTGCCCCTCCTTTTATAGAGGCACTAGTCCTCTTCCCCACGGAAACTTGGGGGAGGGGTTGTGTGGTGATCCAGCATACCACTGCGTGCaggtgtagtatacaagtcgttgacataacaccaatgaaacaccgttccaccagtattacatccctcagagtggtacaacagaaacatatgcgggttcaAGGCATGTCTACAGAATTACACACAAACTCTTTACAGAAGAtcagcacaacctcctactttacaatgaggtaaactgcaaataagctccagaagaacaactCGTAGTCAAACTTATCACAAACTCTATCTATAGAggttttgactagctatagaggctatgattgaattctagctaattaggagctaggatTAGGGAGCTAGTTTCCTTCTACTGCTAATCTAGATTTTCTCCATGGTGGATGTAGTGTTCGACTCGTCTGGAAGAATCCTGTCTCTTGAAGCAGTTGTTGACTCCTCAGTCTTCGAGTCGCACTGTAGATCTTTCTTTAATGCCTTcagatctaagcatgggatttaaagagggatgagtacgagcgtactcaataagttcattataggaaagaggtgtttaatgcactagctacaaccatggaccagaaagttataggcaatgcaagtttttgaaaacatttcttcaaaaggttgcttttattctgaagagctatgtccgttaGCCTTCATCAagtgtctagaacttcatggagttcctttccggccgcgttcgcatttCCAAACCTGAAACAaggagtgacaagccacaatttgatacactctgcagaggtgtgttgcttgacccataagagaacttatccttgttgccaaccgggcggccaaacccgtccacacttccttggcgtgaggcccggtataaggtcctagccaatcatTGCATTTCTCCGTGACCCCGCACACCCACCCTTGTTGCagttccgaccttgggtcctcgccggtctgtTCCGACCTCGAATAATATCCCCGTTGATCCGCATACCTCATTGGGTATCATCCGACCTCGATACCTTCGCCGACcttctgcaacccatcatagaccgcattaccgtggggacttaggggtTCCCCACCCATCCGGTTGTTCCCTCGGGACACAACTGCTATGGTAAGCGCATTCGTTGATGTGCGAAAGGAAGAAATACacctgactactccgtcccactccagatcttatggttaacacggatcttactgcacaagaatcactggacgatatttgttgttaatcctagatggatataaacccattgcaatgaaacctccaccatactcataccatggttccattggccaccacatagtcatattcatagttatgaaaatagtatttttgcttttcatgcaagagtaataagtatagtacttttgtaagtaatttgataaaaatactcaaagtgatatgagcaagcgatgaacttgcatttcttgactgcaagattatgcaggcaaggtcttcgacacACAATaaatccaaattctgaaatagcatcatcgt
This region of Lolium perenne isolate Kyuss_39 chromosome 2, Kyuss_2.0, whole genome shotgun sequence genomic DNA includes:
- the LOC127332593 gene encoding signal peptidase complex-like protein DTM1; translated protein: MMGRDELLRRSLVALAAAVVVTGVATASVRKAVATYVFGILAIAGVLLPDWEFFDRDFSQWLTPMPASRRTAAAAAAEREHDIWRFKPYPLRMAVLTTIYGFGLYKWWMYVSH